The Aspergillus luchuensis IFO 4308 DNA, chromosome 7, nearly complete sequence genome has a segment encoding these proteins:
- a CDS encoding uncharacterized protein (COG:S;~EggNog:ENOG410PV45), with protein sequence MTAALYAKVGDLSLLTLPDKIKYKYTLLKITKGEVQFWADEVGDAIPMKCRSQSKAEEAEDEQLQSAGAVSPGEMAMVKHFLSTVCPQETYHKLEIDQFYEQKKQIRHKEQIHKDDPNTEEAKMALSCLRLLAEEVDQQSDLVSYARSNLVEHLSAVNLSLVQVDYKTTFGPYLVSLFSIDSSIDTLLNNNGLSGPSPDERRRVCQLLFNDASMDIILQWLNDEAVILNVNDEARGWITGPVRTEGRRALLMPAAMRMARHLVHEQHFVPFIKHASEFLPGFLDKVSCLFSSS encoded by the coding sequence ATGACGGCAGCTTTATATGCGAAGGTTGGGGACTTGTCCCTCCTAACGCTACCAGATAAGATCAAGTACAAATATACACTGTTGAAGATCACAAAGGGCGAGGTTCAATTTTGGGCTGACGAAGTTGGTGACGCCATCCCAATGAAGTGCCGTTCCCAAAGCAAggcggaggaagcggaggatGAGCAGCTACAGAGCGCAGGGGCAGTCTCCCCCGGCGAGATGGCCATGGTTAAACATTTCCTATCTACGGTCTGCCCACAGGAGACGTATCACAAATTAGAAATCGACCAATTTTACGAACAGAAAAAGCAGATTCGGCATAAAGAACAGATACACAAGGATGATCCCAACACTGAGGAGGCGAAGATGGCGCTCAGTTGCCTACGCCTTCTCGCGGAAGAGGTAGACCAACAAAGCGATCTTGTATCGTACGCGAGAAGCAATCTCGTAGAACACCTCTCCGCTGTCAACTTATCCCTGGTTCAGGTTGATTACAAGACCACTTTTGGGCCCTACCTTGTTAGTCTCTTCAGTATTGACTCTTCAATCGATACCCTGCTCAACAATAACGGCTTATCCGGCCCCTCACCCGATGAACGGCGAAGAGTCTGTCAACTATTGTTCAACGACGCCAGTATGGATATCATCCTTCAGTGGCTCAATGACGAAGCGGTAATTTTGAATGTCAACGATGAAGCTCGTGGGTGGATCACCGGTCCAGTTCGTACTGAAGGTCGCCGAGCCTTGCTGATGCCAGCTGCGATGCGAATGGCGAGGCATCTGGTGCACGAGCAACACTTTGTACCGTTCATAAAACATGCTTCTGAATTTCTTCCGGGCTTCCTCGATAAGGTTAGTTGCCTTTTCAGCTCTAGTTAG
- a CDS encoding uncharacterized protein (COG:S;~EggNog:ENOG410PU1J): protein MSGQSKEYADIMGRETSFGTFLFIPQWFSTLRLGSVGYFDRTGEWNEITNLLEKGQAEKDGFKPFSHDLKLRDVRETHWQAGSAETETGRSSRLTTEASGAIAAAPVEASVQVKTNSSTTGSAALITSSVVRNYRFQGDFKGPVKDWVENNAKALVERRSDIETQGLWAVMGAWVTDECAIKMTSGKNQEIDVSFDLGATGIGKLGAGAGAFDKLKREGWWTYPKNEKSQGYVVSFAGVEYSLRSFHKLRSTPLKVYNETISLPPKQNQPGSAEKEHRMALLLKLAQLQQIENKEEKEAELKRLAEEYPEIHDLRSKSQ, encoded by the exons ATGTCCGGCCAAAGCAAAGAGTACGCCGACATCATGGGCCGAGAAACCTCCTTCGggaccttcctcttcatcccccAATGGTTCTCTACCCTGCGACTAGGCTCAGTCGGCTACTTCGACCGCACAGGCGAATGGAACGAAATCACTAACCTGCTCGAGAAAGGGCAGGCCGAAAAGGACGGATTCAAGCCATTTAGCCACGACCTGAAACTGCGCGACGTCCGTGAGACCCATTGGCAGGCTGGATCCGCCGAGACCGAGACAGGCCGGAGTTCCCGCCTCACCACTGAAGCCAGCGGTGCTATAGCTGCTGCGCCCGTTGAGGCGTCCGTCCAGGTTAAAACGAACTCGTCGACGACGGGCAGTGCGGCGCTTATCACGTCGTCTGTGGTGCGGAACTATAGGTTTCAAGGGGACTTTAAAGGGCCAGTCAAGGATTGGGTGGAGAATAACGCCAAGGCACTTGTTGAAAGAAGAAGTGATATCGAGACGCAAGGACTGTGGGCAGTTATGGGAGCATGGGTGACGGACGAGTGCGCCATCAAGATGACAAGCGGGAAGAATCAGGAAATTGACGTGTCGTTCGACCTGGGCGCTACGGGGATTGGGAAGCTGGGTGCGGGCGCCGGGGCCTTTGACAAGCTTAAGCGGGAGGGGTGGTGGACATATCCCAAGAACGAG AAAAGCCAGGGCTACGTTGTTTCGTTTGCGGGAGTTGAGTACTCACTTCGGTCTTTCCACAAGCTGAGAAGCACA CCACTCAAGGTTTATAATGAGACAATCAGCCTACCCCCTAAACAAAACCAACCTGGGTCCGCGGAAAAGGAGCATCGAATGGCGCTGTTATTGAAGTTAGCGCAACTTCAGCAAATTGAGaataaggaggagaaggaggcggagCTGAAAAGGCTGGCAGAAGAGTATCCCGAGATACACGATCTTCGTTCGAAGTCTCAGTGA